The Amaranthus tricolor cultivar Red isolate AtriRed21 chromosome 2, ASM2621246v1, whole genome shotgun sequence genome contains the following window.
TAATCATCATACCCGCTCATaggaactatgatcagggtatAGAATGGAAAGGAAGGCGACAACTCATATCTATAAAGAAGACTGCAACCAAAGAATCTCTCGACTCGAAAAAGATCCAAATAGTGTATACTTCCAACTTAAATTGATGAATTTTTTAGTATACTTTATTATAACCCAAAAAACGAAGAACTATTAGTCCGATGGAATAACAATATGCAATTGTAGCAAATTGTTAGATTTAATTACTCCTAAAAGCTTTGCTGATATATGCTATGGACAAGGGGGAAATTAGCTGCAGTAACCTCCTTCAGCTTGCAACAATAtatgaattatcatcatcacattCACTACCATAGTTCATTGTTATCATCATCTAAGTCAAAGAATCTTTCTTGCTCCTACTCATAGATGCACacttcttttaatttttctagGATTCTCCTCAAAGTTTGTGcctttccttttttctttctttctccctTCTCCTTCAATTTTCAGTCTTGTATATGATTAGTTTGAGGAACTAAATAAAGATTTTAAATGGGTTTTCTGTTTTGTTAAAtggttttgttttagtttttgattttcattcatGATTATTAAGGAAAAACAAGTTTTCAATAACCACCCTTATGAACCAGAAAAGTCCATATAATGGATCAATTTTTAGACGAAGGTTGCTGGTTACAACAAACATCTGATAAGTCAAACCTTCTTCAGTCGAGTCTGGGTCTGGGTCCGGGTCAAATTCAGGGTCAGGGCCAGGATCAGGGTTCTGAACCATCTACCTCTCATAGTTTGAATTTGAGCTACCCACCATATCCCTTGTTCCCTTCATGTTCTATAAAAGATAGGTTGGTAAAAGCAATCTATAACTTAAAAGACATGAACGGAGATAGAGATGTGCTTATTCAGTTATGGGTTCCTATAAAGAAAGGACTACATATTTACCTTACAACATTTGAACAACCTTACTTCTACCAAGATTCTAGCAAGAGATTACATAACTATAGAGGTGTTTCAGAGAAGTATGAATTTTTAGTAGATGAAGATACTAAACAGGCACTTGGGTCGTTCCCTGGGCGAGTCTTCCTTGGCAAAGCACCTGAATGGACACCTGATGTTAGGTTGTTTAGGGAAGAAGAGTATCCAAGAAGTGTTTATGCATTTAAGTATGATGTTCGTGGCTCGATTGCTCTTCCTATATTCGAAAAAGACAATGATCATTCTTTGGGTGTTGTTGAGATTATCATGACTACTGATAAATTTGATTATCGTCCTCAAGTTGAATGTGTTTGTAAAGCGCTTGAGGTCTCTTTTTTATCCATTGTTTTGctacttttgtttttgttaagGATGATGtgtacttcttatttatgtgaagttacaAATAATGTTTTGCTACCAACTACCAGGGGTCAATAGAAAATATCctttttgttatcactaacaaaggTATGGTTGCGTTCATCCGACCCCTCCGAACCCCGCTCAGGtgagagccacttaatggcattggatGATGAAAGTTAGTCTCGTACTttgcatttgtattgatttCTTGATTTTTATCTCTGTGAtatatcaactaaaaattatTCCATAGACTTTCACTCAAGTTGctgaaattttccttttttccttttgttcTCTTTTTCCTTGGTGTCAATTCTCAATAGAGTTAAGGAGTTCTTTAATTTCGGATTATAATAAATCATATTAGATTATagttgttggaaatacttcgcatgtgagacaagatcccacatcgataaaatagtgggttgtggacttgcatatatattagGTGAGCTAATCCTCCTAGTATCATATGGTTTTaggaaacaatgaacctcaccaagtgtatgtgcaagtcaacactCTTGATTCGTGGCTTTGTAGGCCCGAGCACACGGGTGTCCGGTGTCCACAAGAGTGGGccacggtgagattatgtgacaaATGGTTACGGCCTAAAATAGTAAAATGCAAGGGCAAGGTTGCATTCATCTGACCTAGCTCCAAATCCCTAGCTGAAAACCTAAGTGAGAGTCATTCAATCGCATTGGGTAATAGAATGTTTTCTTTATCTTGGAGGTGAGGCAAAGTTTGATACTTGATAGGATGAGATGATTTTCCATCTCAGAGCTCGAGTTTCATTTTGGTTATACATTGGGTAGGGCGGGGTTCTCTTGACTGTGAACTGTGGTAAATGCATAAATATTTTAGAGCTTGACAAAAATATCCAATCTCAAGGCATATGTTCCATAATATAAATCTTGAAATTGGATACTTTTGGCTGTCTCAGATCATGATTGTATTAAATGCTTTAAAATCTAGGAACATCTGTAAATTCTGCAGAAAAAACAAAGCATCACTTACTCATTTATGCGGCTTCACTTCATCGCAGACTGTTCATCTCAGAAGCTCAGAAATCTTCAACATCCCTCAACAGGTAATATGATACTGCTGTTTCAGGATTTCAACATGTACCTGGAGGATTTAGAAGAGGAATTCACTTTTCATGTGTATATATGATTAAAAGCTTCCTTAAACAGAAGCTAATATTTGTATTTCTTTCTTGTATCTTTACCAGGTAGAAAAAGTATGTTATGAAGCTGTACAGTTTGAGATTCTAAACGTAGTAAGAACTGTATGTGACACCTTCGATTTGCCTCTAGCTCAGACATGGGCTCCATGTTCACAACAAAGAAAAGAGGGGTATTGGCATTCGGACAACAATGCCACCTGTGTTTCAATCATTGAATCGGCTTGTTATGTGCATGATCAACGAGTTCAGGAATTTCACAAGGCGTGTACTGATCACCATTTACTGAAAAGGCGAGGAGGTATAGTCCGAAAAGCATTCGAGACCAACCAACCGTGCTATGCTACTGATGTCACAGAGTTCAGTAAGGTTGAATATACTCTGTCCCATTACGCAAAGATGTGTGGGCTGTATGGAGCAGTAGCAGTAAAGGTACATAGCATCTATCATGAGGTGAATGATTATGTTTTGGAATTTTATTTACCATCAAATATCAAGGAAAAAGGGCTAGCTTTCCATGCTAGGATATGGCAGACGGTAGCAACGGTAATACAGCAGAACTGTCGGTTTTTGCAGTCCGTCACAGGCCAAGATATCGGAGAGCAGGCGAAAGAGACTTCCTGGGTGTCACAGATGATCCACCCAAAGAGAAAAGGTAAGGAAGTAGTGGTTTCACTGGAATTCAGGAAAGATGAGCCTAGCAAAGGGTTTGAAGTGATGAACTGGAGTGAAAACGAGCCAAGTTTACAACTCGGGCAGGCTCTTTCTGATGAAGACCTTTACCAAGATAATTCTGAGTCAAAAGGCGTTAGTGGTTCTTGTTTATCTTCTGTAAGCCGATTTCCTCTTGGTGGCAGAAAATCTGGGGAAAAGAGAAGGACCAAGACACAAAAAACCATCAGCTTGGATGTGCTTAGGCAATATTTTTCTGGTAGCCTTAAAGATGCGGCTAAAAGTATTGGAGGTAATGTTCTAATATAAGGTCATCTTAAAGGGGAAAAATAGGTAATTCTATACGTTAAGAAAATACTGCTTCTTTCCTGAAATAATTGTCTTTTTTAATACTTCACTGTGAAATTTCTAAGATAATTGTCCATGATCAGCTCTAAAGATTTCCGTTGTCAAGCTTTCTTTGCTTGATCTGATCAGATTAGGAACATGGGTATTTAACATGTTCTATAATGCTATCTTACTCTCCTTCCTATAACTATGCAGTTTGCCCAACTACTCTGAAAAGGATATGTAGGCAACATGGAATTGCTAGATGGCCTTCTAGAAAGATCAAGAAGGTGGATCATTCCTTGAGAAAACTTCAACTAGTGATCGACTCAGTGGAAGGTACGGAAGGTGCCATCCGACTGTCTTCTTTCTACACAAATTTTCCTGATCTTAATAGTCCAAACACACAACCAAAATCCAATCAAGTTTCCTCTATAAACTTGAACAATCAACCAAAGCAGCAGCTAACTACTGAACCTGAAGGAAGTCTGTTCCCTTCAGGAGGAGCGACAGCCTCGAACTCCTCATCCTCTACTTCTTCAAGCCAAACCTCGAGTTCTAGCTATTGCTTCTCAAGCGGAGAGAAACTCACATCATCTCCCGTGACAGCCATTGCTTCGGAGAGTAAAGAAGCATCATTCATAGAGATTCCTGGTCGGTCCCTAAAGAGGGCTCGAAGCGAGGCAGAATTACAGGTGCTTAGCAAGAAAAGAGCTAAACAAATCCTAGAAAGATCACGGAGAAACAAAACTCTAGCTGAACATCCCTTATTTGAAACTTTACCGCCTTTGCTAGTAACTAAAAGTTTGCATTCGAGAAAGGCAGGTCACTTTAAAGCTAAAGTTACTTTCGGAGAGGAAAAAGTCCGGTTCTCAATCTTACCGAACATGGGATTTCAAGACTTGCAAAAAGAGATAGCTAAAAGATTTAGTTTGGAAGACTTGAGTAAGATTTGTATTAAGTACTTGGATGATGACAAAGAATGGATTCTTTTAACATGTAATGCTGATTTAGAGGAATGTATAGACATACATAAATCGTCTAGGAGCCACACAATAAAGCTTACGGTTTCGCCTCTATCAGGCTTGGCCGGTTCTTTTGGTAGTTGCGGTTTATCCTAACTTCAAATTTTGCCTTCCTTTCAAAGTCTATGGAACTTCGATGGTCCAAAAATGTATGTATTCTCTGTTCTTATCTTTAAACAATAGTGTACACAGATAGCAGTTTTGTTTTCCATCTAAATGGAACATTGGGAATTTTTTTCCTACCAGTAACCGCCTCATGAAAATCTtgtatttcatatttttaattgttgatCATATTTGTAATTTCTAATTAGCATTGTAAAGTAAAAACCGAAAGATTACACCTTTGAGCTAAAGGATTTATCAACCTAAAAAATTCAACTATGCTTTTTTAGTTTGAGCAAAAGGTTCAAGAAATGAATTAACAAGGCCCGCGACCAATGGTTCATTGGGTTCGTGGGTCGGTCATACAGATGATGCATTGAAATGATAATTACATGATTAAAAGATCCATCTACTTTTTGTTTATATCGGTCACAAAGCAAGTAGAAGTAGCTTAATGATACTTGGATAATAAAATGCCGAGTATAAAAGTCATAAAGCAATGTTATAGTTGTAAAGAAATAGAGTGACCTTGTTCCACCAGCTCGAAAAGGAAATGAAGAATATCCATCCATCCTGTTGCTCCCCCTTGTCTTCGATGAAGTTAGAGGTTGTCTTAGAAGTTACACTTACCCTGCACTGCAAATGCAACAACACACGGGCAAAAGAAGGGAAACGAGATGCAGTTATTCAAAAAACTTATGCAATAATCCTCACAACAATTTAATATTGATGGGcgaaaattttcattaaatctCTAATTTTTGAGCTACatagatataaataaaaagaaaattaaccgCTTAAATAAGTTTCTGGATAGTCAAGATCATTTTGGATAGACAATTTTTCTTATAGATATTCCATTTTGCAATTCCAATATCCATTTTGAATTGGATATATACATAGCTCAACAAGCTAGTTTTGATTTTGGTTGGCTACATGAATGATCAATTCCAGTGATCACCCACTTGAATTCTCCTTTTCCATTCATTTAAATATTCTACCACTTCAACTTTATAATCTAAATCCTTTATATCCTTTTCTATTACAGTAATCCGGGTCATCTTAGGTCTTTCTCGCCCTTTCTTTAAAAGCCCCAAGTTTCAGCTTTATATCTTTCTTACCTATATAACAATACCCCTTCATTACTCGATGCCCAAACAATCTTAAAtgattctctttcatcttctCTTCAGTATCTACGACTCCTAAACCCTTTCTCATGTCTTTGTTTCAAATTCTAAAACACTTCAAAAAGGCTTGTAAATTTAACATATGTGCAACAACTAATCTCATTCTATAACTTCATCATATACTTCATCAATGTTCATACATCTGTGCAACTTCTCAACAACACAGCCACTCTCTATAGCCTGTGGTGTGGACTTGTCTCCTACCAAAAACCTTAAAGCCTTGTCGCCTACACAAATCATGCTATAACCAGCTATTATTCTCACTCCTCTTTCCTTCACTAATCGTCTCATCTTTTCTGCATCAGTCCATGACCCTGTACTAGCATGCAAACTCGAAGCTAACAAGTAACCGGACGAACCAAAGGGCTCCAACACAAGCACACGAGAAGCCGCTTCTTTGCCAATCTCGAAGTTTTTGTACCTTGAACATGCACTTAACACAGCCCCCCAAATACTCACCTTGCCTTTAAAATGTTCAGGCATTACTTCTATCAGCTCCATAGCATTATCTAACTTGCCTGATCTACTCAATAAGTCAATTATACAAGCATAATGCTCGAAACTTGGTTGAACCCCAAATTTTTGAATCATTGCTTTGAAGAAAGAAAGGCCCGACTCAATTAGCCCGCCATGACTACAAGCAGCTAAGACTGACAGCGCAGTCACTGCATTTGGTTGGAAACCATGGTGCTTCATTTCAGTTACTAGACCTATTGCATCTTCAGCTCGCCCGCTCATGCCGTATGCCGACACCATAGTACTCCATGAAATAATGTTTTTATTGGGTATTTGATCAAATGCCTTTCTTGCTTCTTCTACGGCCCCACATTTCGAATACATGTCTACAATTGCAGTTCCCACAGATACATCTGTAGCTAAGCTACTTCTGATGGCAATGCAGTGTGCCCATTTAGAACTTCTGAGTTCAGCACAAATTGTGCAAGCTTCTATTAAGTTTAACATGACAACTAGATTAGTTCTCTCCCTAAACTCACTCATTTTTCTATATGTATTAATTGCTTCATCGGGCATGCCACAATATGCAAATCCACCAATCATCGTGGCCCATAGAACCATGTCCCTGATATCTGTTCTGCTAAACAGTCTCCATGCGTACATAATGAGATTGCACTTGGCATAAGTTTCGATTAAGGAATTTAACACCAACATATTTGATTCATACCTTTTTCTTAATACTATGGAATGGAATAGTTTACACTGAGATGGATCAGAATAATACTTGCATAGTTTAAGAAGATTCGTAAGCGTCACTTCATCCATTTCAGTTTTCGCCTTCACCATGGAATCGACTAAAACTAAAGCTTCTTGAAACATTTCATTGTAAATCAATCCAGATAAGGTTGAATTCCAGGACACCACATTTTTCACACTTGTTTCATCAAAAACCCTCAAAGCTGAGACTGGATCGCTACACCTCGAATACATGTCAATCAAAGAGTTCGAAACAAACACGTCGATAGCATGCCCTCGAGAAATAGTAAAAGCATGAAGACATCTTCCTACATTGATGTCTTCAAGGTTACTACAAGCCTTAAGAATACTAACCATAGTCAACCCATCTGGCTCAACTTCCATATCTTTGAACATCTTCAGAGCCAACAATGGTTCATCGTTTTGCACACAAGCCCCAATCATTAAACTCCAAGAGATCACATCTCTGTCACACATTTCATCGAACAATTTGTGTGCATACTCAAAATCCGCCTCCATATACACACCTAATAAAGCATTTTTCATGGAAATAACACCAATAAACCCACATTTGAATAAATAACCATGAAATTTccttccaccattaaaatctaGAAGGACCCGGTAAGCTTGAGCTACAAGATTTAAAGTAGAAACATTTGGTTCGAAACCCGAAACTCGACCttgcaaaaaaaaccataaaccATCACCTAAAAGACCATGATCAAGGTACCCATGAGTAAGAATGTTCCATGAAACAGAGTCTCTGTTTCTCATTCCTTGAAACATGGATAAAGCTGATTTGGGTGCACCCCATTTCATGTAAAAATCTAGAATCGAGTTCCCAACAGAAGTGAAGGAATCATATCCAAACTTTAATGAACAAGCATGGAATATTTCTCCATGTATGAAGGAAATTTTTGAGCTTGCTTTCATTATGGAAGGGATGAGTGAAAAATCTGTTAATTGTACTCCACATCTTCTTATACCTACATAGCAAAAGAATGCATCTTGCCAAAAACCATTTGATAAACATTCTTTAATCCTTATATCCCAATTTGTTAATCTGAAAATAAATGATGTAGTAGGTAATTTCATCGCTGTGCTTATAGATAAATAGTAGCAAATCATAGAGTGAAAGGAAGATAGTATCTAACTAACTATATGGGGGAAGAGCATTTTTAAATTTCTGTTGTAAATCATAGTACTTTACTCCTTGTGGCTTGTATTGTGTTGCGTCCCTTTTATTTCTCACCCATGTGTAAAATACACAAATTTAGTGGAAAGACATATTGAATAATGAGATAAAAATTAAGTTGAGATAAAAATTAAgttgagataaaaaaaaataagtgtttAAAATGGAGAGAGAATATAAATTTGTATATGAAACTAACAAAAGAagagttgtattattattaaaa
Protein-coding sequences here:
- the LOC130805379 gene encoding protein NLP2-like isoform X2, with the protein product MDQFLDEGCWLQQTSDKSNLLQSSLGLGPGQIQGQGQDQGSEPSTSHSLNLSYPPYPLFPSCSIKDRLVKAIYNLKDMNGDRDVLIQLWVPIKKGLHIYLTTFEQPYFYQDSSKRLHNYRGVSEKYEFLVDEDTKQALGSFPGRVFLGKAPEWTPDVRLFREEEYPRSVYAFKYDVRGSIALPIFEKDNDHSLGVVEIIMTTDKFDYRPQVECVCKALETVHLRSSEIFNIPQQVEKVCYEAVQFEILNVVRTVCDTFDLPLAQTWAPCSQQRKEGYWHSDNNATCVSIIESACYVHDQRVQEFHKACTDHHLLKRRGGIVRKAFETNQPCYATDVTEFSKVEYTLSHYAKMCGLYGAVAVKSVTGQDIGEQAKETSWVSQMIHPKRKGKEVVVSLEFRKDEPSKGFEVMNWSENEPSLQLGQALSDEDLYQDNSESKGVSGSCLSSVSRFPLGGRKSGEKRRTKTQKTISLDVLRQYFSGSLKDAAKSIGVCPTTLKRICRQHGIARWPSRKIKKVDHSLRKLQLVIDSVEGTEGAIRLSSFYTNFPDLNSPNTQPKSNQVSSINLNNQPKQQLTTEPEGSLFPSGGATASNSSSSTSSSQTSSSSYCFSSGEKLTSSPVTAIASESKEASFIEIPGRSLKRARSEAELQVLSKKRAKQILERSRRNKTLAEHPLFETLPPLLVTKSLHSRKAGHFKAKVTFGEEKVRFSILPNMGFQDLQKEIAKRFSLEDLSKICIKYLDDDKEWILLTCNADLEECIDIHKSSRSHTIKLTVSPLSGLAGSFGSCGLS
- the LOC130805379 gene encoding protein NLP2-like isoform X1: MDQFLDEGCWLQQTSDKSNLLQSSLGLGPGQIQGQGQDQGSEPSTSHSLNLSYPPYPLFPSCSIKDRLVKAIYNLKDMNGDRDVLIQLWVPIKKGLHIYLTTFEQPYFYQDSSKRLHNYRGVSEKYEFLVDEDTKQALGSFPGRVFLGKAPEWTPDVRLFREEEYPRSVYAFKYDVRGSIALPIFEKDNDHSLGVVEIIMTTDKFDYRPQVECVCKALETVHLRSSEIFNIPQQVEKVCYEAVQFEILNVVRTVCDTFDLPLAQTWAPCSQQRKEGYWHSDNNATCVSIIESACYVHDQRVQEFHKACTDHHLLKRRGGIVRKAFETNQPCYATDVTEFSKVEYTLSHYAKMCGLYGAVAVKVHSIYHEVNDYVLEFYLPSNIKEKGLAFHARIWQTVATVIQQNCRFLQSVTGQDIGEQAKETSWVSQMIHPKRKGKEVVVSLEFRKDEPSKGFEVMNWSENEPSLQLGQALSDEDLYQDNSESKGVSGSCLSSVSRFPLGGRKSGEKRRTKTQKTISLDVLRQYFSGSLKDAAKSIGVCPTTLKRICRQHGIARWPSRKIKKVDHSLRKLQLVIDSVEGTEGAIRLSSFYTNFPDLNSPNTQPKSNQVSSINLNNQPKQQLTTEPEGSLFPSGGATASNSSSSTSSSQTSSSSYCFSSGEKLTSSPVTAIASESKEASFIEIPGRSLKRARSEAELQVLSKKRAKQILERSRRNKTLAEHPLFETLPPLLVTKSLHSRKAGHFKAKVTFGEEKVRFSILPNMGFQDLQKEIAKRFSLEDLSKICIKYLDDDKEWILLTCNADLEECIDIHKSSRSHTIKLTVSPLSGLAGSFGSCGLS
- the LOC130805380 gene encoding pentatricopeptide repeat-containing protein At2g17210, coding for MICYYLSISTAMKLPTTSFIFRLTNWDIRIKECLSNGFWQDAFFCYVGIRRCGVQLTDFSLIPSIMKASSKISFIHGEIFHACSLKFGYDSFTSVGNSILDFYMKWGAPKSALSMFQGMRNRDSVSWNILTHGYLDHGLLGDGLWFFLQGRVSGFEPNVSTLNLVAQAYRVLLDFNGGRKFHGYLFKCGFIGVISMKNALLGVYMEADFEYAHKLFDEMCDRDVISWSLMIGACVQNDEPLLALKMFKDMEVEPDGLTMVSILKACSNLEDINVGRCLHAFTISRGHAIDVFVSNSLIDMYSRCSDPVSALRVFDETSVKNVVSWNSTLSGLIYNEMFQEALVLVDSMVKAKTEMDEVTLTNLLKLCKYYSDPSQCKLFHSIVLRKRYESNMLVLNSLIETYAKCNLIMYAWRLFSRTDIRDMVLWATMIGGFAYCGMPDEAINTYRKMSEFRERTNLVVMLNLIEACTICAELRSSKWAHCIAIRSSLATDVSVGTAIVDMYSKCGAVEEARKAFDQIPNKNIISWSTMVSAYGMSGRAEDAIGLVTEMKHHGFQPNAVTALSVLAACSHGGLIESGLSFFKAMIQKFGVQPSFEHYACIIDLLSRSGKLDNAMELIEVMPEHFKGKVSIWGAVLSACSRYKNFEIGKEAASRVLVLEPFGSSGYLLASSLHASTGSWTDAEKMRRLVKERGVRIIAGYSMICVGDKALRFLVGDKSTPQAIESGCVVEKLHRCMNIDEVYDEVIE